In the Flavobacterium sp. 90 genome, ATTCATAATCTGTTTAATATCGTGAGTTCTGTCGAAGGAGAACCACATGCCGTTTTAATTCGGGCAATTGAACCTTTAATTGGCAAAGATATTATAGAATTAAGACGTAAAATGGCAATTACTAAAGCGGCGATTTCATCTGGTCCGGGTTCCGCTGCCAAAGCTCTGGGAATTGATCGTTCTTTTAACGGAAAAGATTTAGCCGGAGAAGAAATCTGGATCGAAGATCACGGAATTCGATATACTGACAATCAAATCTTGGCAGTTCCTCGCGTAGGTGTTGCATATGCTCAGGAAGATGCACTTTTACCTTGGCGTTTTTGTATAAAAGACAACAAATATGTGAGTAAACCTAACAAGTTTTAAATTATTAAAATCAAAGAACACTAAAATGCTAACCGATATTATTGCCAAAGATCTTAAAGTACTTTTTTGCGGAATTAATCCCGGTTTAAAATCGGCTTCAGACGGTCATCATTTTTCAGGAAGAAGCAATCGTTTCTGGAAAGTTTTACATCAGGCCGGTTTTACGCCACAACAAATCGAACCCGAAAATGACTTCATAATTCTTGAATTAGGATACGGATTAACAACTGCAGTCGCAAGACCTACAACGCGTGCTGACGAACTTTCGAAAGAAGAATTTAGCGATTCTATCCAAATTTTTAAAAGCAAAATAAACCAATTTCAACCTCAATATATTGCTTTTCTTGGTAAAGCAGCTTACAAAGCTTTTTCGGGCAAAAAGCAAATTTTATGGGGTTTACAAGAAGAGGAATTCTGTGGTTCCAAAGTTTGGGTTTTACCAAATCCAAGTGGTTTGAATCGAGGTTTTATGTTAGATGATCTTGTTAGTCATTATACCGAATTATATTTGGTTATTGCAAATCAAGTCTAGCAAAAATCCAAATCACATCAATCCTATGTTGCCTTTTTAATTATTTTAAATACATTTGAGATATGGATATAAATAATAAAAACATACTTATAAGACCGGCTGCAAACACAGATTTACCGCAGCTTAATGAGTTTCTGCAATTTCTCGTTGAAGCAGAACGTCCTTTTGATCCAACCTTAAAAGAGGGAAAAATTTTCTATTATAATATTCAGGATTTTATCTCAGACGAACAAACAGAACTTTTGGTAATCGAAGAAGATAATGAAATTATTGGATGCGGATATGCGCAAATTCGATCTGCAAAACCTTATAAAAATTATGAGCTTTTTGGATATCTTGGCTTTATGTATGTAAAACCCGAATTTAGAGGAAGAGGCATCAATAATTTATTAATGAACGATCTTAAGAAATGGATTTTATCAAAAGGAATCTCTGAAATCCGACTTGAAGTTTATTCCTATAATGAAGCCGCCATTCGTGCTTATGAAAAAGCAGGCTTCAAAAAAATAATGACCGAAATGCGTTACGAGATTAACTAATTACATATATGGAGATTGAAAAAAACGAAGGAATTGCAGAAATTTTAAATAGAGAATTTGCTAAAATTAATTCAACTTTAAAAGTTTTAATTTCAGAAAACCCAAGTAAAGTATCTCAGAATTCAGCAATAGTTGAAAACGGAAATAGATTTTCGCAAATAAATATTATTGAAGAGGAAAAAATTTATAGATCTGATTTTTGGAGAGATGGCGTCTATTTAGCATCCGGAAAAGCACCAAATATTACAGAATTTGTAAAAGCCCTAGATTATTGGTTGTGTCAGGATGTAACCACTAAAATGTTTTCTGAAAAATTTAAATTTATTAACACTAGTGAAAGATCTTTTGCTTTTGACGAGGGAAGAGAAATTGAATATCAATGGGAAGATTTATTACAAGATAATAATGATTGGAATCTTAGAGAATTTGTTAGCTTAGCAATTAATGATGAAATTTTAAGTAATCTTTTTCCATTTACAAGTCATGGTACTTTATGTTTTAGCAAATGTACGGGCTATCCTTATGATTATGAAGGCTTACCACATGTAACACCCAAAGAATTTGAAAAGAAATCAGGAATTACAAATGAAAAACAATTTATAGTGACAATAAATAATATGGAATATCTTGGTGAAGGGAATGCTGTTACTGCTCTAAAAATTGTTAAAGCTAATTTACCAAAAGGCTTGGAACGCGCCAGAAAAGGAGTCGCAAAAGATTAAAGAAACATTTATTACACCTTTGAAAAAGATTTAAGTTCAAATTGACGTGTGATTTTTTTTCGAAAAGTTCCGCAGGAACAAAATATATTGTAGCCATGGATTAAAATCCATCATTCTCAATCGGAACCCAATCTTGTCATTTCGACGGAGGAGAAATCACACTCTCAGATCGACAAAGATTGGTGATTTTGATTGTGGAATTTCGAGTGTGATTTCTCTTTCCTCGAAATGAAAAAAATGACTATTCTGTTTACTAAGAATCGATTAATTTTGAAGCTTCGGGATTAACCCATCGAAAAAGAATCAAAAAATAAAGTTTTTTTTCTTTAACAAAATCACTAACTTGTATATAATTACTACAATATATAGTATTAATCTTGTTTTAATTCTTTCTATTTCCCCACTTTTTTCAGAACAAAATTGTACGTAGTATATCTGAAGTAATTTTTCTAACATAAAAAAAAGATTTATTATGCGAGTACCAGTCATCCGAAAAAATATATTATTTTGTCCAGATTCTAAAAGAGTTGTTGCCCGATATTTTATGAATGGTGATGAACGAACCCAACAAATGGTCCTTCGTATAATGATGCTCGATGAAAAACAAGTTCTCGAAACCTTAGAACAAACACTTCGCGAGTTTGCGAGACGTCATCGAAATATTTCGGCTATATTTTTTAAACATTGCGAACGAATAAGACCTTTAATCGAGGCTTTACAGATTGATTATGAAGCCATGTCTCTGGACAGAAAAATGCTTATAGGTTCTTATTGCACAATGGAATATGCTATAGAATCTGCCGCAATTTTTAATCCGTCTATTGTCGAGGATTTTGATCAGTCAGGACTTGAAGAAGGCGAAAAACGTGTTATTATTTCTTTTAGAGCAACGGGTGAAGGTCATATCTCATCCATTGTTTTTAGACGAGGAATTCTCGACAAAAATAATAACCTGCAAGTCATGAAAATTGGTCATAACATTGACAAGGCCGAGATTAATCATAAATCGACTTTCAATAAAGAGCGATTCCTGTTGAAATTATCTGAAATGCACACACAGGACAAATACATCACGCAAATCATGCAGGAATTACCGAATGATTTTGAGTATGCTGTTCTGAAAAACCTGGTTACGGTTGCTTTAAGTGATCCTTCGATTCGTGAAGAAAGAAGAACTGCACTAACCGAAATAATGTGGCTCGCGAAATCATTCTACGATTTAGAATTCAAGCATGATTCTGATATTACGGAGCGTGTTATATTTCCAATCTCTGAATCTGAAAGCCGCGGTATCGAAGATGCACGTTTTGTCCGTTTTACAGATGATGACAATTCTACCCGAGTTATGGCAACTTACACCGCTTACAACGGTCACGCGATATTACCTAAACTTATTTCTACAGAAGATTTCTATACTTTTAGAGTAATGCCCTTGCATGGTGTTGGCGCTCAAAATAAAAACTTAGCATTATTTCCAAAAAAAATAAAAGGCAAATTTGCCATGCTCGCCAGAATTGATGGTGTTAATAATTACATCATGTATTCTGATCGAGTTACACAATGGAATACTCCTGTTTTGCTACAAGAACCACGTTATACTTGGGAATTTACACAAATTGGAAACTGTGGATCTCCACTTTGGACAGAGGAAGGCTGGCTTGTAATCACGCATGGCGTTGGAACAATGAGACGTTATTGCATTGGCGCTTCGTTATTTGATCTTGAAGATCCAACAAAAGAAATTGGAAGACTTAAAGAACCTCTACTTTCACCACTAGAAGACGAACGTGAAGGTTATGTACCAAATGTTGTCTATTCTTGTGGCGCAATTATTCATAACAATAGTCTAATTTTACCTTATGCCGTATCTGATTATTCTTCGACTTATGCTATTGTTGATATGGTCGAATTGTTGGATGCATTGAGAAAAAGTAAATAATATTGGATTTACAACTTTTAAATAGTCTCAAGCTTTAGCTGGAGTTATAAATTAAATCAGAAAAAAGGCTTTAACCAAAATGTTTTTATCATTTGGCTAAAGCCTTTTTTATTATCAATTCTTCAATCATATTTCAACCATAGCCCAAGGTTTCAACCTTGGGTACTTTTGATTATAACATATTGCGTTCCCATGGTTGAAACCACGGGTTATGGTTGATTAATTGTACGATAAAAATCGTAATAATTTATTGTGTTCTCATGATTGAAAATGTACGTTATCTCTAATTTTGAAAATGAAAGTTTAATAACTTCAACTAATATTTTTCTATCTTTATATAAAAATTTTATAAAGATGACCATTCAGCAATTAAAATATATAGTCGCATTAGACGAAGAGCGCCATTTTGCCAGAGCTGCAGAAGTTTGTATGGTAACACAACCCGGACTGACGATTCAGTTAAAAAATTTGGAAGAAGAAATTGGAATCAAAATTTTTGATCGGAATAAAGTGCCTTTAACACCTACTCTACTTGGAATTGAGATTATAAATCGCGCCAAAAAAATTCTTCGTGAAGCTGATGAAATTCGGGATTTTGTGGTTAATGAAAAAAATAAACTTGAAGGTGAAGTCAAAATCGGTATTATTTCGACATTATCACCCTATCTGATTCCGCTTTTTATTAAGGCAATGAAAATAGCAACTCCCAAAATGCAATTCATTATAAAAGAAGCTAATACAGGTCAGCTTATGAATGATGTTATGACCGGAGCGCTCGATGTAGCAATTATGGCAACTCCAACAGGAAATCCGCATTTAATAGAACATCCGGTTTTCAAAGAGCCTTTTGTTGCATATTTAAATACCGTTCATCCTATGGCAGCAGAATCTCATTATGAACTACAGCCGTCAGACAGAGCCGAATTACTTTTACTCCAAAATGAATATTGTTATAATGCACAACTATTGGACATTTGCGACATAAAAAATCCAGGCAAAATAAAAGAACAATTCAGTTATGATATCAGTTCGATTGAAACCTTAAAAAATCTGGTTCGAGCACAATTAGGATTTGCAATAATACCGGAACTTTCAATGATTAATGAAGTCGAAACAGGCCTTTTTAAACATTTTAAAGAACCAAAACCTGTTCGCGAAATCAGTCTTGTGGTTTCAGATACTTTTTCGAAAAAATTACTTCTCGAAAAAATGAATGAAGCAATTTGGAATTGCCTTCCGGAATCCTTACAGCAAAATTTTGCCTATAAAAAGATAAAATGGAACGATTCTCCTTATTTTATTAAAGCAACCACGAGATAAGTTTTTTATAGAAAGTTAAATTGTGTGCATAAAGAATTGGGTTGTGCCGTTAGGCACAAAACGTCGGTAGAAAAGTTAAAGACGTCAAATCAAAGATCGAAAGTCAGAATAATGTGCCTTTAGGCACTAAATGTTGGTAATAAATAGGTTCGGAATCCGTTGGCGTGCCGTAGGTACGCAACAAAACGAAACTTATTGCATACCTACGGCACGCTAAACCTGTTCCAAATTCATATTTTCTACCAACATTTTGTACCTAACGGCACAACCTAATTCGTGATTCATATTAATCATAAAAAAAACTGTTTCTACCAACGATTTATACCTAACGGCACAATCCAACTTCTATATCCGTCTTAATCATAAAAAAACTGTTTCTACCAACGTTTTGTACCTAACGGCACAACCCAAATTCTATATCCGTCTTAATCATAAAAAAACTGTTTCTACCAACGTTTTGTACCTAACGGCACAATCCAATTCTTGATTCATATTAATCATAAAAAAAGCCTAAATACTTTACAGTATTTAGGCTTTTTATAAGTAAGATGTTTGAATTATTTTTTGCTTAAATCTTTAGCTGCGCCAATAATTACGTTAGCAACTGCATCAGGTTGAGAGATGAAAACACAGTGGCTTCCTTTAACTTCTGTAACTTTAGTATTTGAACGTTTGTACATTGCACGTTGAATAGAAGGATCAATACTTTTATCTTGTGTTGCAAGAACTGCATAAGCCGGTTTATCTTTCCATGCTGCTTTTGTTATAGGTGTTCCAAATCCTTTTGCATAA is a window encoding:
- a CDS encoding hydrogen peroxide-inducible genes activator, whose protein sequence is MTIQQLKYIVALDEERHFARAAEVCMVTQPGLTIQLKNLEEEIGIKIFDRNKVPLTPTLLGIEIINRAKKILREADEIRDFVVNEKNKLEGEVKIGIISTLSPYLIPLFIKAMKIATPKMQFIIKEANTGQLMNDVMTGALDVAIMATPTGNPHLIEHPVFKEPFVAYLNTVHPMAAESHYELQPSDRAELLLLQNEYCYNAQLLDICDIKNPGKIKEQFSYDISSIETLKNLVRAQLGFAIIPELSMINEVETGLFKHFKEPKPVREISLVVSDTFSKKLLLEKMNEAIWNCLPESLQQNFAYKKIKWNDSPYFIKATTR
- a CDS encoding DUF6193 family natural product biosynthesis protein, which encodes MEIEKNEGIAEILNREFAKINSTLKVLISENPSKVSQNSAIVENGNRFSQINIIEEEKIYRSDFWRDGVYLASGKAPNITEFVKALDYWLCQDVTTKMFSEKFKFINTSERSFAFDEGREIEYQWEDLLQDNNDWNLREFVSLAINDEILSNLFPFTSHGTLCFSKCTGYPYDYEGLPHVTPKEFEKKSGITNEKQFIVTINNMEYLGEGNAVTALKIVKANLPKGLERARKGVAKD
- a CDS encoding glycoside hydrolase family 130 protein, with protein sequence MRVPVIRKNILFCPDSKRVVARYFMNGDERTQQMVLRIMMLDEKQVLETLEQTLREFARRHRNISAIFFKHCERIRPLIEALQIDYEAMSLDRKMLIGSYCTMEYAIESAAIFNPSIVEDFDQSGLEEGEKRVIISFRATGEGHISSIVFRRGILDKNNNLQVMKIGHNIDKAEINHKSTFNKERFLLKLSEMHTQDKYITQIMQELPNDFEYAVLKNLVTVALSDPSIREERRTALTEIMWLAKSFYDLEFKHDSDITERVIFPISESESRGIEDARFVRFTDDDNSTRVMATYTAYNGHAILPKLISTEDFYTFRVMPLHGVGAQNKNLALFPKKIKGKFAMLARIDGVNNYIMYSDRVTQWNTPVLLQEPRYTWEFTQIGNCGSPLWTEEGWLVITHGVGTMRRYCIGASLFDLEDPTKEIGRLKEPLLSPLEDEREGYVPNVVYSCGAIIHNNSLILPYAVSDYSSTYAIVDMVELLDALRKSK
- a CDS encoding GNAT family N-acetyltransferase is translated as MDINNKNILIRPAANTDLPQLNEFLQFLVEAERPFDPTLKEGKIFYYNIQDFISDEQTELLVIEEDNEIIGCGYAQIRSAKPYKNYELFGYLGFMYVKPEFRGRGINNLLMNDLKKWILSKGISEIRLEVYSYNEAAIRAYEKAGFKKIMTEMRYEIN
- a CDS encoding DNA-3-methyladenine glycosylase, with product MKLQFSYYLNQDVLFLAKDLLGKVLFTHIDGEITAGIIVETEAYFGVQDKASHAYGGRRTDRTETLYNQGGISYVYLCYGIHNLFNIVSSVEGEPHAVLIRAIEPLIGKDIIELRRKMAITKAAISSGPGSAAKALGIDRSFNGKDLAGEEIWIEDHGIRYTDNQILAVPRVGVAYAQEDALLPWRFCIKDNKYVSKPNKF
- the mug gene encoding G/U mismatch-specific DNA glycosylase — translated: MLTDIIAKDLKVLFCGINPGLKSASDGHHFSGRSNRFWKVLHQAGFTPQQIEPENDFIILELGYGLTTAVARPTTRADELSKEEFSDSIQIFKSKINQFQPQYIAFLGKAAYKAFSGKKQILWGLQEEEFCGSKVWVLPNPSGLNRGFMLDDLVSHYTELYLVIANQV